One genomic region from Stackebrandtia nassauensis DSM 44728 encodes:
- a CDS encoding MFS transporter, whose product MSTHTPARLSRARMAVTAAFIVHGLVFSSWLPHIPAIKDDLRLSEGTLGLVLLAPPLGAIVAMSLTGAACARWGSAAVTRVTLVVYALGITAIGVGAGTTWGLSLALLWAGALVGSFDVAMNAQGATVEKAMGKSIMGSFHAAWSLAAAAGAGIGGWVAAVDEDLFTTQLFAVGMIALLAALPFFTSFIPDAPPEAHAKGRKWRFERGLVLLSMVAFAGLLAEGAVADWSAVFLSQERGASPMVAGWAYAVFSVAMLIGRLAGDRLVGRFGRSRSVAVAALTGGGGMAVGLVVSQLAGDSGLGQASFIAGLFILGLGIAVIVPVAFSSAGDGPGIATVSTGGYTGWLLGPAVIGGLGELMGLSAAIWVVAVLAVFAGLVAPLGIGALRGASDKEKAAAAP is encoded by the coding sequence ATGTCGACCCACACGCCCGCGCGCTTGAGCCGCGCCCGCATGGCGGTCACGGCCGCGTTCATCGTGCACGGACTCGTCTTCTCGTCCTGGCTGCCCCACATCCCCGCCATCAAGGACGACCTGCGGTTGTCGGAGGGCACGCTCGGCCTGGTGCTGCTGGCGCCGCCGTTGGGCGCGATCGTCGCGATGTCGCTGACCGGCGCCGCCTGTGCCCGCTGGGGCTCCGCCGCGGTCACCAGGGTCACCCTGGTGGTCTACGCGCTGGGCATCACCGCGATCGGCGTCGGGGCCGGGACCACGTGGGGTCTGTCGCTGGCGCTGCTGTGGGCCGGGGCGCTGGTGGGGTCCTTCGACGTGGCCATGAACGCCCAGGGCGCCACGGTCGAGAAGGCGATGGGCAAGTCCATCATGGGGTCCTTCCACGCCGCCTGGAGTCTGGCGGCGGCCGCCGGGGCCGGGATCGGCGGCTGGGTGGCCGCCGTGGACGAAGACCTGTTCACGACGCAGCTGTTCGCGGTGGGCATGATCGCGCTGCTGGCGGCGCTGCCGTTCTTCACCTCCTTCATCCCCGACGCGCCACCCGAAGCCCACGCGAAGGGTCGCAAGTGGAGGTTCGAGCGCGGCCTGGTGCTGCTGTCCATGGTGGCCTTCGCGGGGCTGCTGGCCGAGGGCGCGGTCGCCGACTGGAGCGCGGTGTTCCTGTCCCAGGAACGCGGCGCCTCACCGATGGTCGCGGGCTGGGCCTACGCGGTGTTCTCGGTGGCGATGCTGATCGGACGGCTGGCCGGGGACAGGCTTGTCGGCCGGTTCGGACGGTCCCGCAGCGTCGCCGTGGCGGCCCTGACCGGTGGCGGCGGGATGGCGGTGGGCCTGGTGGTCTCGCAGCTGGCCGGGGACAGTGGGCTCGGCCAGGCCTCGTTCATCGCGGGGCTTTTCATTCTGGGCCTGGGCATCGCGGTGATCGTGCCGGTGGCGTTCTCCTCGGCCGGGGACGGGCCGGGCATCGCGACGGTGTCGACCGGCGGCTACACCGGCTGGCTGCTGGGACCGGCCGTCATCGGCGGCCTGGGGGAGCTGATGGGGCTGTCGGCGGCGATCTGGGTCGTGGCGGTGCTGGCCGTGTTCGCGGGACTGGTCGCGCCCCTGGGCATCGGGGCGCTGCGCGGCGCGTCCGACAAGGAGAAGGCAGCCGCGGCGCCGTGA
- a CDS encoding DinB family protein, which produces MTSSVPPTVDERDNLIKYVAQQRDTFRYVAHGLTDEQARMQPTAGTLSIGGLIKHIAQMERSWVATVTQTEYQVDYVNGFTMLADETLEGLLADLAKAGEETERALADLDMDHPVPVPDAPWFPKDVENWSVRWVLAHLIEEIARHAGHADIIREFIDGKTMYELQAMADGWHEQYLAMQNNWGGDE; this is translated from the coding sequence ATGACCAGCAGCGTTCCTCCCACCGTCGACGAGCGTGACAACCTGATCAAGTACGTCGCCCAGCAGCGCGACACCTTCCGCTACGTGGCCCACGGGCTCACCGACGAGCAGGCCCGCATGCAGCCCACCGCCGGAACCCTGAGCATCGGCGGGCTGATCAAACACATCGCCCAGATGGAACGCAGCTGGGTGGCGACGGTGACCCAGACCGAGTACCAGGTCGACTACGTCAACGGCTTCACCATGCTGGCCGACGAGACCCTGGAGGGGCTGCTGGCCGACCTGGCCAAGGCGGGCGAGGAGACCGAGCGGGCGCTGGCCGACCTCGACATGGACCACCCGGTGCCGGTTCCCGACGCGCCCTGGTTCCCCAAGGACGTCGAGAACTGGTCGGTGCGCTGGGTGCTGGCGCACCTGATCGAGGAGATCGCCCGGCACGCGGGTCACGCGGACATCATCCGGGAGTTCATCGACGGCAAGACCATGTACGAACTGCAGGCCATGGCCGACGGCTGGCACGAGCAGTACCTGGCGATGCAGAACAACTGGGGCGGCGACGAGTAG
- a CDS encoding glycoside hydrolase family 35 protein — MLGTDDFLRADRIVVSGAVHYARVLPQQWPHRLRMLRALGATCVETYVPWNLHERRRGEFDFSGIADLERFLTDAAEAGLAAIVRPGPYICAEWENGGLPVWLRANDRHAPLRCSEPRFLTAVDEWYSVLVPKIAAHQVDRGGNVIAVQIENEYGSYGSDPVYLRHLADTLTKHGITVPLFTSDGPAKWYLVGGTIEGALATANFGSRPAEAFAELEQHRPGEAKWCMEYWNGWFDHWGERHHVRDAADAAATLDAMLASGASVNLYMAHGGTNFGTWAGANQEDGFQPTITSYDYDAPISESGAATPKYHAMREVIAKYLPVPDDIPAPAPILAPATVELTERLPLLSTIDYENGVTTPIPSTFEELGLDNGLVLYRHHLNGPRDTQPLTAEGLADRAQVFVDGHEAATWWRNDDNSLDLATGPDGVQLDLLVESMGRVNFGRHVGEPKGLTEGVNHNRQFLHGWTAYPIGLDDIANLPWGREAEAEGPAFYRGRLTVPEPADGFVALPGWTKGYVWVNGFCLGRYWNIGPQETLYLPWPLLNAGDNEIVVLELHPGDANTIEVRDRPTLGEPGGWRPE, encoded by the coding sequence ATGTTGGGAACTGATGACTTTCTGCGGGCCGACCGCATCGTCGTGTCCGGAGCCGTCCACTACGCCCGGGTGCTGCCCCAGCAGTGGCCGCACCGGCTGCGGATGCTGCGGGCGCTGGGCGCCACCTGCGTGGAGACCTACGTGCCGTGGAACCTGCACGAGCGGCGGCGCGGCGAGTTCGACTTCTCCGGGATCGCCGACCTGGAGCGGTTCCTGACCGACGCGGCCGAGGCGGGGCTGGCGGCGATCGTGCGTCCGGGGCCTTATATCTGTGCCGAGTGGGAGAACGGCGGCCTGCCGGTGTGGTTGCGCGCCAACGACCGGCACGCCCCGTTGCGGTGCAGCGAGCCGCGGTTCCTCACCGCCGTCGACGAGTGGTATTCGGTCCTGGTCCCCAAGATCGCCGCCCACCAGGTCGACCGGGGCGGCAATGTCATCGCGGTCCAGATCGAGAACGAGTACGGCTCCTACGGCAGCGACCCGGTGTACCTGCGGCACCTGGCCGACACGCTGACGAAGCACGGCATCACCGTCCCGCTGTTCACGTCGGACGGACCGGCGAAGTGGTACCTGGTCGGGGGCACCATCGAGGGGGCGCTGGCCACCGCCAACTTCGGTTCCCGGCCCGCCGAGGCGTTCGCCGAACTGGAGCAGCACCGGCCCGGCGAGGCCAAGTGGTGCATGGAGTACTGGAACGGCTGGTTCGACCACTGGGGCGAGCGGCACCACGTCCGCGACGCGGCCGACGCCGCGGCCACCCTCGACGCGATGCTGGCCTCGGGCGCCTCGGTGAACCTGTACATGGCCCACGGCGGCACCAACTTCGGCACCTGGGCCGGGGCCAACCAGGAGGACGGTTTCCAGCCGACCATCACCTCCTACGACTACGACGCGCCCATCAGCGAGAGCGGCGCGGCCACGCCGAAGTACCACGCGATGCGCGAGGTGATCGCGAAGTACCTGCCGGTTCCCGACGACATCCCCGCCCCGGCACCGATCCTGGCCCCGGCGACGGTGGAGCTGACCGAACGGCTGCCGCTGCTGTCCACCATCGACTACGAGAACGGCGTCACCACGCCGATCCCGTCCACCTTCGAGGAACTGGGGCTCGACAACGGCCTGGTCCTGTACCGGCACCACCTCAACGGACCCCGCGACACCCAGCCGCTGACCGCTGAGGGACTGGCCGACCGGGCGCAGGTCTTCGTGGACGGACACGAGGCGGCCACCTGGTGGCGCAACGACGACAACTCCCTCGACCTGGCCACCGGCCCCGACGGCGTCCAGCTGGACCTGCTGGTGGAGTCGATGGGACGGGTCAACTTCGGCCGCCACGTCGGCGAACCCAAGGGCCTCACCGAAGGCGTCAACCACAACCGGCAGTTCCTGCACGGCTGGACGGCCTACCCGATCGGCCTGGACGACATCGCGAACCTGCCGTGGGGCCGCGAAGCCGAGGCCGAGGGCCCCGCCTTCTACCGGGGGCGGCTGACGGTGCCCGAGCCGGCTGACGGCTTCGTGGCCCTGCCCGGCTGGACCAAGGGCTACGTGTGGGTCAACGGCTTCTGCCTCGGGCGCTACTGGAACATCGGTCCACAGGAGACGCTGTATCTGCCGTGGCCGCTGCTCAACGCGGGCGACAACGAGATCGTCGTCCTGGAACTGCATCCCGGCGACGCGAACACGATCGAGGTCCGGGACCGGCCCACGCTCGGCGAGCCGGGCGGCTGGCGCCCCGAATAA